In Streptomyces sp. Li-HN-5-11, the sequence CGCCGCGTAGAGACCCTCGTCCGGCCCGTCCAGGGCACCCTCGGGAAGCTTCGGCGGCGTGTACCGCCGCAGGGGCTTTCCGCCCGGGTCGGGCCGTACGGCCCCGAGCACCGGGTTGGCCGCGAGGGGCGACACCTTGACCTTCGCACCGGGCCGCGGAGCCTGCACCACCATCCCGTCCCCCAGGTAGAGCGCGACGTGCGTGGCCTCGGGGAAGTAGACGACCAGGTCGCCCGGCCGCAGGTCCGCCAGCGGGATGCGCCTGAGCCGGGCCCACTGCTCCTGGCTGGTGCGCGGGATGGGCGTACCGGCGTGACCCCAGGCCTGCGCGGTCAGCCCCGAGCAGTCGTACGCCCCCGGTCCCGCGGCGCCCCACTGGTACGGCTTGCCCAGCTGCCCCACCGCGTAGCGCACCGCCCTCTCGCCCTCCGCGGTCGGCGGCCTGTCGTCGCTGAGCGTCCCCGAGGCCAGGAACCTCCTCTGCGCCTCGGCGATCCCGCTCTTCTCGAACGCGGCGAGCGCCGCGAGCTGCTCCGCGCTGAGCGAGGCCAGCAGCTTCTCCACGTCGTGCAGGCGCGCTTGCACGTCGTCGCGGGCCTGCTGCTGCCGCCGGGCGAGGGCGAGGCGGACGTCCAGCGCCCGGCGCGCCCGGCGGGCGAGATCGTCCGCCTTCTTCTCGCCCCCGGTCAGCCGCCACACCGTCTCGGCCCGCTGCCTGGCGAGCTGCCCGATGAGATGCCCCTCGTCCAGCGCGTGCTGCGGGTCGCGCGCCAGCAGCAGCCGTACGTAGGGGGAGATGTTGGTGCTGGCCTGGTACTGCAGCCGGGCCAGCCGTCCCGCCGCCCCGCGGCTGTCGTGCAGGGCGAGCCGGGCGCGGGCCAGGGCTGCGTCCAGCCGGCCGGCCTCGGCGCGCTGCTTGCGCAGCTCCTCCGCGGTGGCGTTGTAGGTCTCGGTGGCCTGCTCGGCCTGCCGGTACAGCCGCTGAAGGTCCGTCAGCAGGTCGGCCACCGAGCGCTGCCCGTCAGGAGGCGGCTGCGGCACGGCCGTGGCGGCCACTGGCGTGAGGGCGGCCTGCGCCGCCACCGCCGCCGTACACACCAGACGCAGCACTCTTCCCGACACGTCATCACCTCCGATGCGGACGCGGGCCTTCCGCTCCACACCGTGAGGATGAGACGTATGAATGACTTTAGGTGCGAGGCTGGGCGGTCCGGCCCAACCACGTCACCCGTCAGTGTCACCCGGCTTGCGGGACCACGGCCACCGTGGCCGGTCGCCGCCGTCGCCCTCGGGGTCGAACTCGTACTTCCACCCCCGCGGAATCCCGAGCCGCTTGCTGTGGCCCCGGGGCACCCGCCGGTAGACGAGCACGGTCGGCGGGCCGCCGGCGGCGTCCGGGACCGGGATGCGGTACGTCTTGGGCGGATGCCCGGTCGGACCCACCAGCACGGGCAGCACCCGCCCGTCCATGGGGCCGCCCTCGAAGGGGGTGTCTTCGCTCTTCACGGCACCAG encodes:
- a CDS encoding C40 family peptidase, with protein sequence MSGRVLRLVCTAAVAAQAALTPVAATAVPQPPPDGQRSVADLLTDLQRLYRQAEQATETYNATAEELRKQRAEAGRLDAALARARLALHDSRGAAGRLARLQYQASTNISPYVRLLLARDPQHALDEGHLIGQLARQRAETVWRLTGGEKKADDLARRARRALDVRLALARRQQQARDDVQARLHDVEKLLASLSAEQLAALAAFEKSGIAEAQRRFLASGTLSDDRPPTAEGERAVRYAVGQLGKPYQWGAAGPGAYDCSGLTAQAWGHAGTPIPRTSQEQWARLRRIPLADLRPGDLVVYFPEATHVALYLGDGMVVQAPRPGAKVKVSPLAANPVLGAVRPDPGGKPLRRYTPPKLPEGALDGPDEGLYAADAPATSAR